The Fusarium falciforme chromosome 8, complete sequence region TATAGCGACCCATCCCTACGGTGAGACCTCTGCAACCACCTTCccaaataaaagaaagagcCGATCACTGATGAAGAGTAGGAAAGCCATGATCACTGCCGATTTTATGTGCCCAGATTTTGCCAGTGGCAGAATTCGCTACCCACCTTTTGCTGTTTTTGCCAGTTGCTGCCAGCTGGCGGGAGCAACAGGGGATTTTAGACCAAATCAATGTTTGTTTTTCTCATGAGGACAAATTCTGAATCACTGTCGCAAAGCGTGATTTGTTTACCTTCATCTCGCCCCATCACCGGTACCAGTGATCTGCACCCTAGGCTTTCCAACCGCACCACCTGCTCCGGACTCCAAGCTCTTTGCATGATTGCTTCAAGTGGCTTGTATGATTCACTCTGAGTACTTGATTTGAATCAAACAGGTCTCTTCAGACCCCCTCCGGAGGCTGCGCGCCGGACTCGATGCAACACAACAGCCCGACCAAAGACAGGGGCCGGTGTTCTGATCCATCGACCTTTTGCGCAACTCCTCTCCGGGGCGGCTTTCAGTCTTTGTCACCTGGAGAAAGGGCCCGATCCTTATCCCCACGCAAGCGCCTCGTTCAGCAACCACTTCATATTCGCATGAACCTGACGGAGAGCCAAATGGACAAGATCACCGACGCGTATGCCACCGCTCCATACCACAGCTTGGAAGAGACTGACACCCTGCAGATTCAGTAGTaaagccagcagcagcccatCCAAGTCTGATAGATCCAAGAAGAAGTCTACAATGACACCGAGGTCAACCCCGCGAAAGCACAAGTCATCAACCTCCCGCTCCGAAGCCCCTCCAAGCTGGGCGCTGAGCGAGGATGACGGCTCCGGGGTAGATTCTACAACCTTTTCCGACCTAATGccaggccatcgccaaggttCCCCTTGGGATGTATTCGCTGGTAGTATCGCTGAGCGTAGGCATAaggttcctcctcctccactgcACCTTGGAGTTGGGCGGCAGAATGCAAGCGCTCCCCATCcagccgagatggaggacaTTCCCGACCCCGTTTCTCCTCTGGGCCAAGGGAGGTATGAGCAATTTCATGTTACCGAAGATGACTCCTCTTCTTTCTACTCGCCGAACATTCCAGATACTGCTCATCCATCTCCTCTGGATCTTGGAGGCAGTCATCATGCTCGGTCACGATCTAATGTCAACGACGCCGTCGTCAACGCATACCAAGATTGGGCTCAAATGCATCAACACTCAATGATCAAAGAGTCGGCAAGCCATCCAGAGCCCCTCGTCAACAGACCCCGACGATCCAAAAGCTCAGGGGAAGGCATGCGACTGTCTCGACCTATCGAGGTCCAGCACCCACCGATGCCACAGGTGGCCAACCTCCGAGCCGAGAATGCTCCAAGCACTCCCCTCTTCTCCCCACTGCAGTTGTACTTCAGGGGACCCGACTTTCCCAGTGTGAAGAAAGGTGAAAAGACAATGATTGGAGACAATGGATGGCTTGAGCGTACCGACAAGGGCGTTGACGCGGCCAAAAAGGCACCGCAGAAGAAGGCGGGAATACTTGACAGTATCAAGAAGATTGCAAAGGACATGGTGAGTCTGAGACTTCACGGAAAGATTCTGCCGCTGACTTGTGTGCAGACAGAATTGCATCACAACAATCGTCGCACGCAGCCTGTTGTTCGAGCCCGTCCAACGTCGCGGATGGCTGTCTCCCTGGACTCGAGGGAGCAAAGCCTTCTTTACTGCGAGCTCGAGTTTCACTTGAGCACTGCGTTGAACGACTACATCACGGTGCAGCTGGACAAGGGTCGTTTGATTCCAGATAAGCTCAAAAAGGTAGCTGATGCCTGGCAGAGCAAGGGTCGTCCCAAGATTGTTGGGTTTCGGTACGACCTGGAGACGCAGCTCGAGCTGATCAATTTGCACGTTGACGACTTTCGCTTCTATGGCCGCCGACAGGCTGACCCGGTCGAGATCAGCGGGCTTTTGCATACTATGAAGGTCAACGCGCGAGCCATGAGCATCCGGACGTTTTGCCAGCCCGACTCAGTGATTGCGAAGCAGCTTGTGGATGCGCAATCACTATTCAAGATGCTTGGCATCTCGGATGCGCAGCAGATGGCACTGGCCGAGATCGCGCAGTTCTTCAAGGTGATTGTCGAACGGGAGATGGACTGTCATGACCATCGTGAGCTGCAGGGGGGACGAGGTAAGGCGTCACATGTTCGTGGTGATTCCCAGTGGACAATGAACGCGGAGAGACGAGTCAATGGCTGAGCTCTGCCAATGGTTACAATTGGAGACAAGGTATCAACTCAGCCTCAGGAAGTTTGGGAATGGGGGATCATAATGTTTGCTCATGGATACAAATTGGGCGAGGATTAGGGGAAACTGGGAAATTCAGCACATGGGTGGATGCTGTGACAGTAGATATAGAGTTGGGGGATTTGTATGATTGTTGTAGGAGTTCTTTAATATCAAGTGTATAACCAGAAAGAAGTCGCATTCTGATCCATGTGAACCACAGATGGCACCAAGACGGATCGCTTAATAACGTATAGATTTGAAAGATAAAAAATGCAGGTATGTAAGTAGCATCAAATCATTCCTCGTTAGATGTTCTTCAAGTAAACGTATTCTTTGTGTGTCCTTATAGGGAACTGTTCTAGTTGCCCAACCAAGACACTTGAAATAGTTTTAGACATTGGATGGTTAACAATCAGCCGTAGAGTCGTAAGCAGTCGTTAAAAGAAAGAGCCCGTTAACGTGGCAAAAGGAGAGGATACAAGAGAGAGCAACTATTGCCGGTACCGCGGAGCGTCATCACTCCTGCGCCGCTGGGGCTGTCGGTCGTCGTAGCGGGGATCGTCATAGACAAAATCATACTCTTCGTCGTCATTTGCAGGCAGCGCTCTACCGCGATCATACCGGTCTCGGCTGCGGGAATCACGATCCCTATCGCCAGATCTCCGGCGATCATACCGcggcatctcctcctcgcgcACGTAGCTACGCTCACGCTCCCAGTCGAGCTGGCGGCGACGGTCACGGTCCCTCGAGTCCTCAACAcggttggcgatggcgttggCGCCGAGACCGCCGGCTACGGCACCGAGGATGGTGGAGACGAGGCGAGTGCGATTCTCATTCTCGTCATCATACCCTCGTGTCTTGTGCTTGTGGCGGGTCGCCGCATCAGAAGCCTCACGGGCGACGAGACCACCTACAACGGCGCCGAGGAGACCAGCGCCGATGCCAGTGGCCGAGTTGGAGAAGTTATCCTCGACAGCGCCACGAGCGCGGGAGAGGGGACTCTGCGAGCGGTCGCGCCCGCGAGAACGGCTGTCGTGACGGCGGTCGTCGTCATAGTCTTCTTGGGAGGATGTCACGGAGGCAGGGCGGGAGCGCGAACGGGATCGCCGGACCATTGCGGTATTTGGAGGAGGGACTGAGCGGGTACGGGCCTGAGACGGGGGAGGCTCAAGGGTCATGCGATCGCGGGGAGGAGCAGCGCCGTATTGCTCATCGAGGCGCGAAGTCGAGGCGTAAGGGGGAGctcctggaggaggaggtcccTGACCTTGAGCGCCGGGGTTATTGGGGTTGGGTGCCGGAGCGCCACCCGAGTAGTTGTCGGGAGAAAAGtcgcggcgacgacgagaagagtACTCTTCGTACTCGTAATAATTTGACATTTCAGATTTTCAGTCTCTTTTTGCTTTGTCGCTGTGGGTAAAAGTCGATGgttggatgagatgagatggggGAAAAATAGGTCAGAATGTTTCGTTTGTAGTGTTTGAAAATGAAGGGAGATGTCGTGGGTGGCTGGacaaaggaggaggagtcaaGTTCAGTCAGCGCTTAAGATGGAGGGCCGACGTCAGCTGGAGCCCAgacaaagaaagaaagggCCACCTGCAGGGTTGAGCTTGGAAGTTGAATCTGACGATGGAGACAAAATATTTTTTTCAAGTAATTCTTGCGAGTGAGGCTGTTTAATGGATGGTCGTTTTAACAAAGTTGAGACAATGCCGAGAGACAATGTCTAGAGTTATAGATTTCTACAACGGTCACGACAAGGTTTTGCATAGCCACGGAACGACTGAGCACGTGGTGATGGTTCTTTTCGTAGCTTGGCAAGCTATCCAAGAGAAAGGCTCTCGTTGGGCACGAGGCGCATCGTTGGGCGCTCTGGTGGAAGAGCtcagaagatggagagataCAGTACTGTATCGGAGAAGCCGATGACGTAGGCACATCACGCTTCGTTTTTCTGCTCTGCCCCGCGTGTGGCGAAGCTAACGGGGTGCACAGCCCCATAtcatcagcctcatcttGTCTCTTCAAAGAGGAAAGATGAAAGCTGCGGAAGAAGCAATTCTCCGACATCTCGTCACTTTTTGATTGCTTTTCCCGGTTACGAGAGCGACGCCTCCCGACACCGACACGGCATCCTTGCTGCCTTAGTCTCTCGTTTAGCGGTACCTGCTTTGCGGTAGTCTTGTTGCATTTTGCAGCCTCTGCCGACGTCTGAATGCCCAACCTTGTCTTACACGGACAAAACAATCTGGGGCAAGAGAATGAGGCTCACCCGTGTCGGGAGCTAATTGGGGGGAGTGACAGACCCGCGATGGAGAGGCCATCGATCCACGGACGCGGATGCGGATGCTGAGACGGGGACTGGCATGTTGCTGGTCTTACTGCTCCGTCGTTGTTCCCGTCCCGTTGGACAGGTAATACTCCCAGGCATATCCAAGGAGCATTCACGGTGGGCCTGGGACGTGTCTCGTCCGAACCGCTCAGTTCGGATGAGACGCTGTTGGTATCAACATTTTACTCTAATCATACCTACTGTAGGAACCGGGTTCGGGTTATATGGCAAACATGTTTCATTTCACGATTGCCTCACATATGGAGGCTTGTTTGCTACGAGGTTTTACGCTTCAAACAATTCGATCTTCTCCCCCATGGGTATTTATCTGCTCGACTCAATTCTCTGCCCAGCCCTTCGCTCATATCCTTTCACCGATCTCACCGCTCACGTCGCAAAAACTCTTCATCGTCCCCTGTCCCAGTGGTAGGATCGCGGTATTCTCATTGCTTTTTTCCCGTCCCCTGTCCCGGGCGGCTAGATCAGTTGCTTTCGCGTCTCCGTCACCCCTTGTTTGCTTTTTACCCGCCCTACTCTCCGATACTAATGCCGGAGCACAGGGCCACAGGACTGCGATATCCCACGTCGGGTCATGCGTCCGCCAGCCCCGGCGCTTCGACGTGTCCCGTAAGGCTTTAATATACTGCATCAGTTGATCCTCACATTCACCGCTATCCAAGACGTGGCACAATCTCTACCTGACGACGTCTTGCAATATGTGATGTGGGGAGGTTGAGccgaggagaaaaaaaaaatctgtAATACGTACGGAGAGGGTGACTCCTGTTTAGCGAGACGAGCTTGACCGGGCCTCACAGAGCTATGGATGGCCCATGACCCTTCCCCGGCTAGGCCCTTGGCTGCCCACGGGACTGGAGTGCGAGCGAGTATATATCTTTTGCTCGCTCGTGAAGGGGAATTGCCGCTGAagcttctcatcatcgtctctgCTCTTCATTAGACAAAATGACCATGTCGAGTCCAGCATACGAAACGTTCCCAGCGGGACGGATGGCGAACCAACACCTTGACTATGACCCAGAGAAACCCCCCGTCTCTCCAACCGGGCGCCTTTCAGGCGATGACAGCGCAGACTCGGTTGCGGAACCAGAGCGCTGGAACAGCACACGGATTAATGCCTACCGCTATTACGTGACCAACATATCCTTTCTAATAATGGGCATGAATGATGGATGTCTTGGTGTAAGTCACTGGATGAACCTGTATCGCCGTTTCTTTAACTGACTGTGTTATAGGCTCTTCTGCCATACGTGAGTTGATATAACCCctgaccaccaccaacacttTTACCAATAAGCCACCCCTTTAGATCGAGACCTACTACTCCATCGACTACACCACTGTGTCGACCCTCTTCGTCGTGCCCTTTGCGGGCTACATCGTCGCCGCCCTCGTCAACAATTGGATTCACTACACCGTTGGCCAGCGCGGCGCCGCCTTCATCGGACCCATCACCCGCCTCCTCGCCTACCTCCCGATGGCCCTCCACCCGTCGTTCCCCGTGCTGCCCTGCGTCATGATGTTTACTGGGTTCGGAAACGGCGTGCAGGACAGCGCCTATAATGCCTGGATCGGAAATATGCACCACGCCAACGAACTGCTCGGCTTCCTCCACGGGTCCTACGGCGTCGGGGCCACCATCAGCCCCCTGATCGCGTCTGCCATGATAACGGAAGCCAACCTGCAATGGTACACCTTCTTCTACATCATGATCGGTCTAACGTTTGTCGAGTTCATCATCGGCACAACCGCATTCTGGGGCGCGACGGGCGACGAGTATAAGCGACGCATGCACTCTCAGCAGGGCAAGAGCCGCGTGACTACGCTCATGGCCGTCAAGGAGCCCGTCACCTGGATAGTCGCCATCTTCCTGCTGGGTTACGTGGCAGCAGAGGTCAGCCTCGGCGGTTGGATCGTCACCTTCATGTTGCGGGTCCGGCACGCCAAGCCCTTCCTCGCGGGCCTCACGGTGACTCTTTTCTGGCTGGGCCTCACGCTGGGTCGTGTCGTGCTCGGGTTCGTGACGGAGCGCATCGGTGAGAAGCTGGCCATCACCATGTACCTGGCCCTCTCCATTCTCCTCGAGCTACTGTACTGGCTGGTACCAGACTTTGTAGCTTCGGTAATCTTCGTGATGCTCCTTGGTTTCTTCCTAGGACCTCTGTTCCCAGCTGCCATCGTTGCAGCGACAAAGTTGCTTCCGACCGACTACCACATCAGTGCGCTTGGGTTCGCATCTGCTGTCGGAGGAGGCGGCGCTGCCATCGGCCCCTTTGCGGTCGGAGCCATCGCTCAACAAACAGGCGTTCAGGTTCTGCAACCAATCGTCCTCGGAATACTGGCCTTCATCATCGCAGTATGGACGCTTCTTCCGGGAGGATTCAGAAAGGGCGGGCTTGAGATGGCCCGGGAGCAAAAGCTCAAGCCCGGAGGAGACGTGAGGGAGATCTGGTCATGGATCAGAATGAAAGCCGCAAGAGCTGGACGACCACGAGCTTTGCCATGATGCCATGACCAGTTTTCAAGATACGAATGAATGACTTAGACAAGGATTATAGACGGCGGGATCAACACGGATAGGGATCAACGGACACTGGGCAACACTGGATCCTGGGACACGGATTAACGGATAGATTCATATATGggtagcagcagcaatggATACCAAGCTAAGCTAGTAATTCGGCATTGAAAAACCGAGTCTAATAGTTTGTCCATCCAGTGAGATATCGTGTGTTGTAATGTTTCCCCCGGAACCGGACGAGGGGTTGTCAGTAGCGCGATCGCTATCTTATCAATCAACCCCATTGCTAACTTTTGGTAGAAGGAGGGGAAAAGCAGGACCTAAACCACCACTAGAAACTCGACCACCAGCGCATCACGACACTCTCTTTTCTACATAGGCCAGACACCAATTCAAAATTCACTCTGGAGAATCCACTCACCTGCTGGTAATATCTCAATCGTCCGAGCCTCGAGGCCCCCGGCTGCCCATCATGACGTCGCCGACCTCGGCCCGCATCATCGCCCTCCCACCATTCAAACCCGACCTCCACGAACGCGCCTGGGCCTCGATTCCTCACCCGACGCTGCCCCTCCTCGCGACCGCCCACTCCAAGGCCGTCACGGTCTTCTCCCTGTCTACAGCCTCGGCTCACAGCACCCTCACCGGCGGCCACACCCGCTCCGTCCGCTCGGCGGCATGGAAGCCTCACCTCCCCCCGCACCGTCTGTGCCTCGTCACGGGCAGCTTCGACTCGACGGCCGGTATCTGGCGATGGGACGGTGATGAGGCGGCGCAGCAGGGTGGTgagctcgaggttgaggtgaCACAGCGCGACGTGCGCCGGAAAAATGAcgacgacagcgacgacgactcaCCCGGTGACAAGGACTGGGAGTTTACACTGGTGCTGGAGGGCCACGATTCGGAGATCAAGTCTTGCGCTTTCAGCCCTTCTGGCACGTACCTGGCTACGTGCTCGCGCGACAAGTCGGTCTGGATCTGGGAAGACATTGGCGCCTCTGAAGCTGATGACGAGTGGGAGACGATCGCCGTCCTCAACGAGCACGAGGGCGACGTCAAGGCCGTGGCATGGTGTCCGGACCTGCCCGGCCGTAACGCCAGGCGCAGCTACTCATCCGATGTGctcgccagcgccagctATGACAACACTGTGCGCATCTGGCGTGAGGACGGAGATGCGGAGTGGGTGTGcgtcgccgtcctcgagGGCCACGAGGGCACAGTCTGGGGAATCCAGTGGGAGTCTCGCCCAAGACCAGGAGATCTCTTCCCACGACTACTCACTTTCTCTGCTGACGGGACGATTCGTGTGTGGACGCTACAGCAAGAGGAGGACACTGAGGacggcacaggcacaggTTCGAGGAGCGCCCTAGGAGGCATCCCCAACACGATGCGTCGGTCCTTGCGGGAGGAGTGGACATGCACAGCAGTCCTTCCAAAGGCGCATACCCGCGACATCTACTCGGTAACCTGGAGCGCGCAGACGGGACTCGTGGCGAGCACCGGAAGCGACGGCGTCGTGGCGTTGTACACGGAGGATAACTCGGGCGGAGATATCCCGGCGACGGGCAACTCAACCAACGCCGAGGAAGCCCAACAATCTTCGGCATCTACATCTGCGCCTGCATCTACACCATGGAGATTGCTCGCGACCCACTCCGGCGCTCACGGCCCCTACGAGATCAACCACATTACCTGGTGTCGGAGATACGATGCCGGATCCGAGCGTCgcggcgaggaagagatgcTGGTTACTACGGGCGATGACGGGATAGTGCGGCCGTGGCAGGTTGAGATCGATGCGCCAAGGTAGCAGTGCATCTATCAATCCAAGACAGTAAAAGAAAATTCACACGCACAATGAATAAATATGCACATCAATCAACTCCCGAGGTTCCGTCGTCAAGAGGCATATCCTTGTTTATATCATGAATCGCCAGTATATCCCAAAAACAGTAATGTAATGTAGCTCAATCGCACAAAAAAGATGTCATGCCTTGTCGTTCGTTCCAAATGCCCATAATGCTAATGGAAACCCAGGGCGCAAATGTCTGTGTCCTTCATCTAGGAGGGTATGATACAAGTGGTTTACATGAAGAGCTTGGCTTAGCTTGCTTGCCCGCTCCCCAGATCCAACGGCTTTTGTTGTAGTTGTTGTAGTTGCTTCTTCCCTCCCAAACGATTAGTGTCCATGTATAATAGCccattcatccatccagTACCAATGCCATTCAGTTTACCTCCCCATAACCTGTCCTGCTAAGATCCATTTCTTTCTTTACtcgcccttgagcttgtcctgCTTCACAGTGAAAGCCATCTTGAGGaactcctgctcctccttggtgtgCACCTGCTTGAGACCGGTAGCCACCGACGCGCTGGGGTTGCGGCCGGCGTACATGACGTGCTTGCGGTTGTGGTGCTCAGTGTTGTTGAGCAGGGTCTCAATGCGAGGCTGAGTGAAGCTCCAGGCACCAGCGTTGAGAGGCTCCTCCTGGGCCCAGACGATGGTCTTGGCGTTGGGGTACTGGTCAaggttctccttgagctgttGCCAGGGGAAGGGGTTCAGCTGCTCAATGCGGGTGAAGGCGACGTTGTCGATGTTATTCTCGGCACGGTACTTGTGGAGAGCAGCCCAGACCTGACCACTGCAGAGAATGACTCGGTCAATCTCCTCACGAGGCTTGAGAACGCCAGTCTCGTGCTCAGGGTCGGGGATGATCCACTGGAAGCCAGCGTTCTCACCAGTGAACTCCTCAATGTCGCTGCGGG contains the following coding sequences:
- a CDS encoding MFS domain-containing protein, which codes for MTMSSPAYETFPAGRMANQHLDYDPEKPPVSPTGRLSGDDSADSVAEPERWNSTRINAYRYYVTNISFLIMGMNDGCLGALLPYIETYYSIDYTTVSTLFVVPFAGYIVAALVNNWIHYTVGQRGAAFIGPITRLLAYLPMALHPSFPVLPCVMMFTGFGNGVQDSAYNAWIGNMHHANELLGFLHGSYGVGATISPLIASAMITEANLQWYTFFYIMIGLTFVEFIIGTTAFWGATGDEYKRRMHSQQGKSRVTTLMAVKEPVTWIVAIFLLGYVAAEVSLGGWIVTFMLRVRHAKPFLAGLTVTLFWLGLTLGRVVLGFVTERIGEKLAITMYLALSILLELLYWLVPDFVASVIFVMLLGFFLGPLFPAAIVAATKLLPTDYHISALGFASAVGGGGAAIGPFAVGAIAQQTGVQVLQPIVLGILAFIIAVWTLLPGGFRKGGLEMAREQKLKPGGDVREIWSWIRMKAARAGRPRALP